The stretch of DNA CCGCAGCGTGCGGGAGGGGGTGCGCGTGGTGGTGGTGGTGTCGGCTATGGCGGGCGTGACCAACCAACTGTTAGGGCTGGCCGACGCCGCCCAGACGGGCGATATTGCCGCGGCCAACGACGAAATTGCCGCCATGCGAACCCGTCACTTCACAGCGGCACAGGAACTCGGCGCGGCCCCCGACAGCGACGCCGTGCGCGAAATCCGCGAGATGCACGAAACACTGCGTCAGGCGGTGTACGGCGTGTACCTGCTGCGCGAACTGACGCCCCGCAGCCGTGACCTGATCGTGGCCTTCGGTGAGAGGTTGTCTGCGCCCCTGATGACGCTGGCCCTTGAACAGTCGGGCGTTCGTGCCCACCACGTTACCGGCGGCGAGGCAGGCATCGTCACCGACACGCACTTCGGCAATGCGCGGCCCCTGCCCTCTGCCTACGCCCGCATCAAAGACCGGCTGAGCGGCCTGCTGAACGCGGGCGTAACGCCTGTTGTGGCCGGATTCATGGGCGAGACCGAACAGGGCGCACTGACCACGCTGGGGCGCGGCGGCACCGATTTCAGCGCCACGATTATCGGCAAGGCGCTGGGAGCCACCGAAGTCTGGGCGTGGAAAGATGTAGACGGCGTGATGAGTGCCGACCCCAGAGTCGTGAAAGACGCCCGCAACATCGAAATCCTGAGCTACGGCGAGGTGATGGAACTGGCCTACTTTGGGGCCAAAGTGCTGCACCCGCTGGCCGTAACCCCATTGCAAGAGAGCGGCATTCCCCTGCGTGTCAAGAGCGCCGCCGACCCCGATTTCCCCGGAACGCTGGTGCAGGCCGAACCTCACGACGACGCCCGTCATCCGGTCAAAGCCGTGACTGCCATTCGTAACGTCAGCATCATCAACGTGACCGGGGCAGGCGTGCTGGGCGTGCCCGAAGTCGTCGCCAGCCTGTTCAGCGCCATCGCCCGAGAAAACATTACCCTGCTGATGGTGTCTCAGAGCAGTTCTATGAGCAACGTGTCATTGGCTGTGCAGAGCGTGTACGCCGAGCGCACCGTCTTGGCCCTGCGTGCGGCGGTGAGCGGCGAACTGAAGGTAGAGGAACAACCCGGCGTGGCCGTCCTCGCCATCGTGGGTAGCGGCATGCGCGGGCAAAAAGGCGTAGCCGCCAAATTGTTCGGGGCGCTCGCAGGCGACGACGTGAACATTCTGATGATCAGCCAGGGCAGCAGCGAGCTGAACATCAGCGTGGCCGTAGAAGATGCACAGGTGGAACACGCGACGCGGGCGGTGCACGGGGCGTTTGCACTGCAGGAAGTGGCAAGCAGAGTGTAAAGCTGGGTGGCAGGAAAGGCGTGGTGGCCCAATGAGTACCCCTCTGAGCATTGTCGAGAACGGCTAGAACACTGCACCAACTCAACCACAACAAAGAGGGCGAATTTGGAGTCACTCCAGTTCGCCCTCTGTCATTTTTAACCCCTCACCGTGTATCCCGTTCCCCTTTCGGAGACTTCCTCAGCCCCGGCCAGCGTCGTCCCATCAGCAGATATAGCCCGGCCACCCACGCCGACGACGCCAGAAAGCCTGCCAACACATCCGATGGGTAATGCACGCCCAGATAATTGCGGCTGGCCCCGACTGCCACGGCCCACAGCCCGGCTACCACTGCCACCGGCCAGCCCGCCCGTGAGCGCCAGAACACCACGATCAGCGCGAAGCCGAACGCGGCGTTGCTCATGGCGTGTCCACTGGGAAAACTGAACC from Deinococcus sp. QL22 encodes:
- a CDS encoding aspartate kinase, with product MSDAPTLLVMKFGGTNMGAARAIRHSASLAGRSVREGVRVVVVVSAMAGVTNQLLGLADAAQTGDIAAANDEIAAMRTRHFTAAQELGAAPDSDAVREIREMHETLRQAVYGVYLLRELTPRSRDLIVAFGERLSAPLMTLALEQSGVRAHHVTGGEAGIVTDTHFGNARPLPSAYARIKDRLSGLLNAGVTPVVAGFMGETEQGALTTLGRGGTDFSATIIGKALGATEVWAWKDVDGVMSADPRVVKDARNIEILSYGEVMELAYFGAKVLHPLAVTPLQESGIPLRVKSAADPDFPGTLVQAEPHDDARHPVKAVTAIRNVSIINVTGAGVLGVPEVVASLFSAIARENITLLMVSQSSSMSNVSLAVQSVYAERTVLALRAAVSGELKVEEQPGVAVLAIVGSGMRGQKGVAAKLFGALAGDDVNILMISQGSSELNISVAVEDAQVEHATRAVHGAFALQEVASRV